Proteins encoded together in one Acanthochromis polyacanthus isolate Apoly-LR-REF ecotype Palm Island chromosome 12, KAUST_Apoly_ChrSc, whole genome shotgun sequence window:
- the LOC110966536 gene encoding cholecystokinin has product MNVGICVCVILAALTSGSLSLPSQFMRAESSALVTDSLHPSSPNRYRQARSAPAPPSGHFSSYNQEADASNSLSELLARLISRKGFPYQSRSSLSSRASGLAPSHRIKDRDYMGWMDFGRRSAEEYEYSS; this is encoded by the exons ATGAATGTaggtatctgtgtgtgtgttatcctGGCTGCTCTGACCAGTGGCTCCCTGAGTCTGCCTTCACAGTTCAtg AGAGCTGAGAGTTCGGCTCTAGTGACAGACAGTCTTCATCCCTCCTCACCCAACCGCTACCGCCAGGCCCGCTCAGCTCCAGCGCCCCCCTCAGGCCACTTTTCCAGCTACAACCAGGAGGCAGACGCTTCCAACAGCCTGAGTGAGCTCCTGGCCAGACTCATCTCCAGGAAAG GTTTTCCCTACCAGAGCAGATCCTCCCTGAGCAGCAGAGCCAGCGGTTTGGCCCCCAGCCACAGGATAAAGGACAGAGATTACATGGGCTGGATGGACTTTGGAAGACGCAGTGCGGAGGAGTATGAATACTCCTCCTAA